One genomic region from Phragmites australis chromosome 1, lpPhrAust1.1, whole genome shotgun sequence encodes:
- the LOC133920736 gene encoding uncharacterized protein LOC133920736 isoform X1: MVFYYKARPDAGDYTIYMGADKNENEELIKYGHPEDVWFHVDKVSSAHVYLRLKKGETIDTITEGLLEDCAQLVKAHSIQGNKMNHVEVVYTPWSNLKKSPSMDVGQVGFHNHRMVRMLTVEKRVNEIINRLNKTRVERRPDLKADKEASNAAEKAERKIQLKEKKRREEMERLEKGRQAEIRSYKGLMVAEKMTSNRQIASAGKSMQEMEDEFV, from the exons ATGGTGTTCTACTACAAGGCGCGGCCGGACGCCGGTGACTACACCATCTACATGGGCGCCGACAAGAACGAGAACGAGGAGCTCATCAAGTACGGCCACCCCGAGGACGTCTG GTTCCATGTGGACAAGGTATCCTCTGCGCACGTCTATTTGAGGCTCAAGAAAGGCGAGACGATAGATACCATCACCGAGGGCCTACTGGAGGATTGTGCACAGCTCGTAAAGGCGCATTCCATTCAGG GAAACAAGATGAACCATGTTGAGGTGGTCTACACGCCCTGGTCTAATCTCAAGAAGTCCCCATCCATGGATGTCGGTCAAGTTGGCTTCCATAACCATCGGATG GTCCGTATGTTGACAGTCGAGAAACGtgtcaatgagatcatcaacaggTTGAATAAGACCCGGGTAGAACGCCGACCAGACTTGAAAG CTGATAAAGAGGCATCGAATGCAGCAGAGAAGGCCGAAAGAAAGATTCAGTTAAAAGAGAAG AAGCGTAGGGAAGAGATGGAGCGGCTGGAGAAGGGGAGGCAGGCGGAGATTCGGAGCTACAAGGGCCTCATGGTCGCCGAGAAGATGACGTCCAACCGCCAGATCGCCTCCGCCGGCAAGTCCATGCAGGAGATGGAGGATGAGTTCGTCTGA
- the LOC133920736 gene encoding uncharacterized protein LOC133920736 isoform X2, translated as MNHVEVVYTPWSNLKKSPSMDVGQVGFHNHRMVRMLTVEKRVNEIINRLNKTRVERRPDLKADKEASNAAEKAERKIQLKEKKRREEMERLEKGRQAEIRSYKGLMVAEKMTSNRQIASAGKSMQEMEDEFV; from the exons ATGAACCATGTTGAGGTGGTCTACACGCCCTGGTCTAATCTCAAGAAGTCCCCATCCATGGATGTCGGTCAAGTTGGCTTCCATAACCATCGGATG GTCCGTATGTTGACAGTCGAGAAACGtgtcaatgagatcatcaacaggTTGAATAAGACCCGGGTAGAACGCCGACCAGACTTGAAAG CTGATAAAGAGGCATCGAATGCAGCAGAGAAGGCCGAAAGAAAGATTCAGTTAAAAGAGAAG AAGCGTAGGGAAGAGATGGAGCGGCTGGAGAAGGGGAGGCAGGCGGAGATTCGGAGCTACAAGGGCCTCATGGTCGCCGAGAAGATGACGTCCAACCGCCAGATCGCCTCCGCCGGCAAGTCCATGCAGGAGATGGAGGATGAGTTCGTCTGA
- the LOC133920751 gene encoding proline-rich receptor-like protein kinase PERK1 isoform X2, with the protein MASRLHAVEMAPFLPTEFYDPRRPVTPPHLSHAPLTTPSSTPPLMHSWQSSRGPSESRLPPLNPSLHMATGGTFAYEDLVAAADGFSDANLLGQGGFGHVYRGTVGGQEVAIKKLRAGSGQGDREFRAEVEIISRVHHKNLVSLVGYCIHSEQLLLVYEYVPNKTLEFHLHGSGRPSLDWPRRWKIAVGSAKGLAYLHEDCHPKIIHRDIKAANILLDYNYEPKVADFGLAKYQAAETTAVSTRVMGTFGYLAPEYAATGKVSDRSDVFSFGVMLLELITGRKPIMTSSGHQPETLVSWARPLLAKAVEEDNYDELIDPRLETNYDAYDMARLVACAAAAVRQTARSRPRMSQIVRYLEGELSVEDLNAGVNPGQSAMQRSGGGTTDQISRLRRMAFGPGAAAGTGTIAEYTSSEFSEPTSEYGQNPSSEYTRSSAGDTGEMAGGAQAQQWSGGRAAGEIERMSRRTTGRQAGRGGRP; encoded by the exons ATGGCGAGCCGTTTGCACGCAGTTGAAATGGCTCCATTTTTGCCGA CCGAGTTTTACGACCCGCGGCGGCCGGTGACGCCGCCGCACCTGTCGCACGCGCCGTTGACGACGCCCTCGTCGACGCCGCCGCTGATGCACTCGTGGCAGAGCAGCCGCGGCCCGTCCGAGTCCCGGCTGCCGCCCCTGAACCCTTCGCTGCACATGGCCACGGGGGGCACGTTCGCGTACGAAGacctggtggcggcggcggacgggTTCTCGGACGCGAACCTGCTCGGGCAGGGCGGGTTCGGGCACGTGTACCGCGGCACGGTGGGCGGGCAAGAGGTGGCCATCAAGAAGCTGCGCGCGGGGAGCGGGCAGGGCGACCGCGAGTTCCGCGCCGAGGTGGAGATCATCAGCCGCGTGCACCACAAGAACCTCGTCTCCCTCGTCGGCTACTGCATCCACAGTGAACAGCTGCTGCTCGTCTACGAGTATGTCCCCAACAAGACCCTCGAGTTCCACCTCCACG GGAGCGGCCGGCCGTCGCTGGATTGGCCGCGGCGGTGGAAGATCGCCGTCGGCTCCGCGAAGGGCCTCGCCTATCTGCACGAAGATT GTCATCCGAAGATTATCCATCGTGACATCAAGGCGGCAAATATCCTTCTGGATTACAACTACGAGCCAAAG GTTGCAGATTTTGGGCTGGCCAAATACCAAGCAGCAGAAACCACCGCTGTTTCTACGCGCGTAATGGGAACTTTTGG ATATTTGGCGCCAGAGTACGCTGCCACAGGCAAAGTTAGCGACAGGTCTGACGTGTTCTCCTTCGGCGTAATGCTTCTGGAACTGATAACCGGGAGGAAACCTATCATGACATCCTCAGGTCATCAGCCTGAGACATTGGTTTCTTGG GCTAGGCCATTGCTGGCTAAAGCTGTCGAGGAGGACAACTACGACGAGCTGATCGATCCGAGGCTGGAGACCAACTACGACGCGTACGACATGGCGCGGTTGGTCGCGTGCGCCGCGGCCGCCGTGCGCCAGACCGCGCGGTCTCGCCCGCGGATGAGCCAG ATCGTCCGGTACCTGGAGGGCGAGCTGTCGGTGGAGGACCTGAACGCCGGCGTGAACCCGGGGCAGAGCGCGATGCAGCGGTCGGGCGGCGGCACGACGGACCAGATCAGCCGGCTCCGGAGGATGGCGTTCGGGCCGGGTGCGGCAGCGGGCACCGGGACCATCGCGGAGTACACGAGCAGCGAGTTCAGCGAGCCCACCAGCGAGTACGGGCAGAACCCGTCCAGCGAGTACACGCGCAGCAGCGCGGGCGACACGGGTGAGATGGCGGGCGGTGCGCAGGCGCAGCAGTGGTCCGGCGGGCGCGCGGCCGGCGAGATCGAGAGGATGAGCCGGCGCACCACCGGCAGGCAGGCCGGGCGTGGCGGCCGGCCGTGA
- the LOC133920751 gene encoding proline-rich receptor-like protein kinase PERK2 isoform X1: protein MSSPAPTSPVAPAPQTPTAPAPVPPTAQPVAPTLPPTTTPSPPPPSPPPPQPTTPSPPPPVTPSPPPPQPTTPSSPPPVTPSPPPPQPTTPSPPPPVTPSPPPPQTTTPSPPPPQTTTPSPPPPVTVPTPPPPVTVPTPSPPPPVIRRPPPPNGVPASPHPPDSVPTSPPPTNAVPASPPPPNGVPALPAQPPSHLSLTPPPPAPSTSSSSSPSSSNGTAVGVGVAVAAVVLLGLVAGLIYFFVARKRRRRRPPPSQGLPAEFYDPRRPVTPPHLSHAPLTTPSSTPPLMHSWQSSRGPSESRLPPLNPSLHMATGGTFAYEDLVAAADGFSDANLLGQGGFGHVYRGTVGGQEVAIKKLRAGSGQGDREFRAEVEIISRVHHKNLVSLVGYCIHSEQLLLVYEYVPNKTLEFHLHGSGRPSLDWPRRWKIAVGSAKGLAYLHEDCHPKIIHRDIKAANILLDYNYEPKVADFGLAKYQAAETTAVSTRVMGTFGYLAPEYAATGKVSDRSDVFSFGVMLLELITGRKPIMTSSGHQPETLVSWARPLLAKAVEEDNYDELIDPRLETNYDAYDMARLVACAAAAVRQTARSRPRMSQIVRYLEGELSVEDLNAGVNPGQSAMQRSGGGTTDQISRLRRMAFGPGAAAGTGTIAEYTSSEFSEPTSEYGQNPSSEYTRSSAGDTGEMAGGAQAQQWSGGRAAGEIERMSRRTTGRQAGRGGRP, encoded by the exons ATGTCCTCTCCGGCGCCGACGTCGCCGGTGGCTCCGGCGCCGCAGACGCCCACGGCGCCCGCTCCAGTGCCTCCCACGGCCCAGCCAGTGGCACCCACGCTGCCACCTACTACTACGCCGTCCCCTCCtccgccgtcgcctcctccgcCTCAGCCTACCACGCCGTCACCACCTCCCCCGGTGACGCcatcgcctcctccacctcagccTACCACGCCATCATCACCTCCCCCGGTGacgccgtcgcctcctccacctcagccTACCACACCATCACCACCTCCCCCGGTGAcgccgtcgcctcctccgcCTCAGACTACCACGCCGTCACCACCTCCGCCTCAGACTACCACGCCGTCACCACCTCCGCCGGTGACCGTGCCAACGCCACCTCCACCGGTGACCGTGCCAACGccgtctcctcctccacctgTTATCcgccggccgcctcctcccaacGGCGTCCCAGCGTCACCACATCCTCCTGATAGCGTCCCCACCTCGCCGCCACCAACGAATGCCGTCCCAGCTTCGCCGCCGCCCCCTAATGGCGTCCCGGCTTTACCAGCGCAACCGCCGTCACATCTATCTCTGACTCCACCTCCGCCGGCCCCGTCGacgtcctcctcatcctccccgTCGTCAAGCAACGGCACCGCGGTGGGTGTGGGCGTGGCCGTCGCGGCGGTTGTCCTGCTCGGCCTCGTGGCCGGGCTGATCTACTTCTTCGTGGCTAggaagcgccgccgccgccgtccgccgccgtcGCAGGGGCTCCCAG CCGAGTTTTACGACCCGCGGCGGCCGGTGACGCCGCCGCACCTGTCGCACGCGCCGTTGACGACGCCCTCGTCGACGCCGCCGCTGATGCACTCGTGGCAGAGCAGCCGCGGCCCGTCCGAGTCCCGGCTGCCGCCCCTGAACCCTTCGCTGCACATGGCCACGGGGGGCACGTTCGCGTACGAAGacctggtggcggcggcggacgggTTCTCGGACGCGAACCTGCTCGGGCAGGGCGGGTTCGGGCACGTGTACCGCGGCACGGTGGGCGGGCAAGAGGTGGCCATCAAGAAGCTGCGCGCGGGGAGCGGGCAGGGCGACCGCGAGTTCCGCGCCGAGGTGGAGATCATCAGCCGCGTGCACCACAAGAACCTCGTCTCCCTCGTCGGCTACTGCATCCACAGTGAACAGCTGCTGCTCGTCTACGAGTATGTCCCCAACAAGACCCTCGAGTTCCACCTCCACG GGAGCGGCCGGCCGTCGCTGGATTGGCCGCGGCGGTGGAAGATCGCCGTCGGCTCCGCGAAGGGCCTCGCCTATCTGCACGAAGATT GTCATCCGAAGATTATCCATCGTGACATCAAGGCGGCAAATATCCTTCTGGATTACAACTACGAGCCAAAG GTTGCAGATTTTGGGCTGGCCAAATACCAAGCAGCAGAAACCACCGCTGTTTCTACGCGCGTAATGGGAACTTTTGG ATATTTGGCGCCAGAGTACGCTGCCACAGGCAAAGTTAGCGACAGGTCTGACGTGTTCTCCTTCGGCGTAATGCTTCTGGAACTGATAACCGGGAGGAAACCTATCATGACATCCTCAGGTCATCAGCCTGAGACATTGGTTTCTTGG GCTAGGCCATTGCTGGCTAAAGCTGTCGAGGAGGACAACTACGACGAGCTGATCGATCCGAGGCTGGAGACCAACTACGACGCGTACGACATGGCGCGGTTGGTCGCGTGCGCCGCGGCCGCCGTGCGCCAGACCGCGCGGTCTCGCCCGCGGATGAGCCAG ATCGTCCGGTACCTGGAGGGCGAGCTGTCGGTGGAGGACCTGAACGCCGGCGTGAACCCGGGGCAGAGCGCGATGCAGCGGTCGGGCGGCGGCACGACGGACCAGATCAGCCGGCTCCGGAGGATGGCGTTCGGGCCGGGTGCGGCAGCGGGCACCGGGACCATCGCGGAGTACACGAGCAGCGAGTTCAGCGAGCCCACCAGCGAGTACGGGCAGAACCCGTCCAGCGAGTACACGCGCAGCAGCGCGGGCGACACGGGTGAGATGGCGGGCGGTGCGCAGGCGCAGCAGTGGTCCGGCGGGCGCGCGGCCGGCGAGATCGAGAGGATGAGCCGGCGCACCACCGGCAGGCAGGCCGGGCGTGGCGGCCGGCCGTGA